The genomic stretch TTTGCTTCTGAAGTCCTTTTTATCTGCCCCATCCCCATCACGTTTGTAACCTGAGGAACGTTTGTCATCTGTCCTTCCGAATCTTGGCTTATCGTTATCTTTTTTTGTAAAACCATCCTTACTGCCATGGCTTTTTTTAGGCCCTTCAGATCCCCTGGTATTCCTGGCAGAGCTGCTTCTTCCTTCCTTTGAAGAGGAACGAGAATTAGCAGGACGGCTACTATCATTGTTTTTATTGCTTTTTTTATTAAACGTGTTCATTTTGAGTTGTTTTTGACCTTGGCAAAAGGAATTTTGCGGCAAAGATAGGATAGTTAATTTGATTATTCTCTGATAATTCGTCAATTCGTGGTTAAGACTATGATGAATTATCTAGTATATAACTCTGAAAGAGGTAGAATTAGTATATTATTCTGATCTAAGTTGGTAGAGCCAAAAAAATCAAAAGCTGAAAATTAATTGTATTTCTCCCTATTGTAACTTACAATGGTTTTAAATTGTAATTTTCAATTACTTTTTCCAAACATATTTTCAACCATGCCGAAAAATGCTCAGGATTGCTTTCAATTTCCTCCTTAAGTTTTTGCAAACTAATATATTTATAGGCTTTTGCCTCGCTTAAATCTGGCTTTGGCAAAGCATCGCTCTTCCCAAAATACACATGGTCGAATTCATGTTCAATTAAACCATTTTCAAATTGAATTTTATAAATAAAACTGAATTTGAATTCCAAGCTGCATCCCATACCCATTTCTTCGTTCAGCCTTCTTTGAATTACTTCTTTCATTTCTTCCCCATGGCAGGGGTGGCTGCAACAAGTATTGCTCCATAACCCTGCAGAATGGTATTTTTCATCTGCTCGTTGTTGCAATAACAATTCTCCCTTTGAATTAAAAACAAAAATCGAAAAGGCGCGATGTAGGGCTCCGGATTGATGTGCAGATAATTTATCAGAAACTCCAATTTCATTATCTTGATCATCCACCAGAATAAGTAATTTTTCCATGTTTAAAATTTTATCTTTTTACTCTAATAGAGGAAAAGGGGAGTTTTTTATCCCTTTTATTGTCCTAATAAAATCAAGTTCGATTTTATGTTTTTGAAAAAAAACGAATCTAATTATTGGCTAAACTATACCCTTTAGATGATTCCGACTACCAATTTTTGATTTAATCTTCTTGCTCTTCTACAAACAACTTACTGTGAGGATATCTTTGTAAGTGCAGTTCACGTGCTTTGCGGTAAAGCATATGTTTAAATTCATCTAAATTTTCTTTTAAATGAGCGGAAATAAAAATCACTGGATCAGTAATTCGTGCCATCCAAGTATTTTTTAAATCATCAAGGCTTTGGTTTTCCCTTGTAATCGGGCTAAGGTCATCTTCCTCTTTTTTAATGTAAGAAAAAGCATCAATTTTATTAAAAACCAGGATAGTTGGTTTGTTTACTGCATCAATTTCACGCAAAGTATCATTAACTACATTAATATGCGATTCAAATTCCGGATGAGAAATATCCACTACATGAATTAAAATATCAGCCTCACGCACTTCATCCAGGGTTGATTTAAATGCCTCTACCAGCTGTGTTGGCAATTTGCGTATAAATCCAACGGTATCTGAAAGCAAAAAAGGAACATCTTTTATAACCACTTTCCTAACGGTGGTATCAAGGGTTGCAAAGAGTTTGTTTTCTGCAAAAACTTCGGATTTGCTCAACAGATTCATTATTGTTGATTTTCCAACGTTTGTATATCCAACAAGTGCAATTCGAACCATTTCCCCCCTGCCCTTGCGCTGAGTTGCCATTTGTTTGTCTATGGTTCGGAGTTTTTCTTTAAGACGAGAAATTTTATCCCTGATTATCCTTCTATCGGTTTCAATTTCTGTTTCTCCCGGACCTCTCATTCCTATCCCTCCTTTTTGTCTTTCAAGGTGTGTCCAAAGCCTTGTTAGGCGCGGAAGTAAGTATTGGTATTGGGCAAGTTCAACCTGAGTTCGTGCTGAGGCAGTCCTTGCGCGGGCAGCAAATATATCAAGAATCAGATTACTCCTATCCAGGATTTTTACTCCTAAGACTTTTTCAACGTTTCTTAATTGCGAGGGTGATAATTCATCATCAAAAATTACCATGGAAATTCTATGTGCATCCACATAACCCTTGACTTCATTCAATTTACCTGTTCCTAAAAAAGTTTTAGAATCTGGTTTGTCCATTTTCTGCGTGAATCGCTTATCCGGAATAGCCCCTGCAGTTTCAGCTAAAAAGGCAAGTTCATCTAGGTACTCATTAACCTTTGCCTCATTCTGTCCCGAGTGAATTAAACCAATTAAAACTGCTGTTTCTGGTTCTTTTCCTGTATCAAAAGTATTTGCCATTTAGTCTTTTCTTAAAGTTTCAACATAAGTCACAATTGCCTGAGTTTCTTCGGAAGAAAGCACCTTGTTAAATGCCGGCATTGTGTTTTTTCCGTTGTTAATAATTTCCTTGATTTGGTTCCTGTCCATTTTTGTAACAGATAAATCAGAGGCCTTTTGAAGCATAAGTTTTCCATCGCCTCCATGGCATTGTATGCAATAGGCTTTATAAAGTGTCTCTCCGTGTTTCATTTGATCATAATCCAAAGCCTTCCCATCTGTATTAATCACAGAATCAATGCTTTTCTTTAAAACGATTTTCTTACCCATTTCTGCCAATCCATAAGCAAGTACAATAAACACAAATGACAATGTGCCTAATAATTTATTGTATCTTGAAAAACCGATTATACCAAGAGGAATTGCAGCAACAATGGCTATAAACTTAATAATTTGTATGTAGTTTACCGTTGGTTTTAGAACCAACATCCAAATTCCGGTTATAAGAAACAATGAAGAAACAACAATCTCTGTAACTTTCGAC from Bacteroidota bacterium encodes the following:
- the hflX gene encoding GTPase HflX, translated to MANTFDTGKEPETAVLIGLIHSGQNEAKVNEYLDELAFLAETAGAIPDKRFTQKMDKPDSKTFLGTGKLNEVKGYVDAHRISMVIFDDELSPSQLRNVEKVLGVKILDRSNLILDIFAARARTASARTQVELAQYQYLLPRLTRLWTHLERQKGGIGMRGPGETEIETDRRIIRDKISRLKEKLRTIDKQMATQRKGRGEMVRIALVGYTNVGKSTIMNLLSKSEVFAENKLFATLDTTVRKVVIKDVPFLLSDTVGFIRKLPTQLVEAFKSTLDEVREADILIHVVDISHPEFESHINVVNDTLREIDAVNKPTILVFNKIDAFSYIKKEEDDLSPITRENQSLDDLKNTWMARITDPVIFISAHLKENLDEFKHMLYRKARELHLQRYPHSKLFVEEQED
- the idi gene encoding isopentenyl-diphosphate Delta-isomerase, translated to MEKLLILVDDQDNEIGVSDKLSAHQSGALHRAFSIFVFNSKGELLLQQRADEKYHSAGLWSNTCCSHPCHGEEMKEVIQRRLNEEMGMGCSLEFKFSFIYKIQFENGLIEHEFDHVYFGKSDALPKPDLSEAKAYKYISLQKLKEEIESNPEHFSAWLKICLEKVIENYNLKPL
- a CDS encoding SirB2 family protein codes for the protein MYTGLLHTHRLVVSIFLAIYFIKMILLLMNKKDQLDTFRRWSKVTEIVVSSLFLITGIWMLVLKPTVNYIQIIKFIAIVAAIPLGIIGFSRYNKLLGTLSFVFIVLAYGLAEMGKKIVLKKSIDSVINTDGKALDYDQMKHGETLYKAYCIQCHGGDGKLMLQKASDLSVTKMDRNQIKEIINNGKNTMPAFNKVLSSEETQAIVTYVETLRKD